Proteins encoded within one genomic window of Streptomyces kaniharaensis:
- a CDS encoding response regulator yields the protein MTRVLVVDDEPQIVRALVINLKARKYEVDAAHDGASALELAAARHPDVVVLDLGLPDMDGVEVIRGLRGWTRVPIIVLSARHASDEKVEALDAGADDYVTKPFGMDELLARMRAAVRRAEPVAGEDDSLVVTESFTVDLAAKKVNRDGTDVRLTPTEWHLLEVLVRNAGRLVSQTQLLQEVWGPAYRTETNYLRVYLAQLRRKLERDPSHPRHFITEPGMGYRFES from the coding sequence ATGACCCGGGTCCTCGTCGTGGACGACGAACCGCAGATCGTCCGCGCGCTGGTGATCAACCTCAAGGCCCGCAAGTACGAGGTCGACGCGGCCCATGACGGCGCGAGCGCCCTGGAACTGGCCGCCGCCCGCCACCCCGACGTCGTCGTCCTCGACCTCGGCCTGCCCGACATGGACGGCGTCGAGGTGATCCGCGGCCTGCGCGGCTGGACCCGGGTGCCGATCATCGTGCTGTCGGCCCGGCACGCCTCCGACGAGAAGGTCGAGGCGCTGGACGCCGGCGCCGACGACTACGTCACCAAGCCGTTCGGCATGGACGAGCTGCTCGCCCGGATGCGCGCCGCCGTCCGCCGCGCCGAGCCGGTGGCCGGCGAGGACGACTCCCTAGTGGTCACCGAGAGCTTCACCGTCGACCTCGCCGCGAAGAAGGTCAACCGGGACGGCACCGACGTCCGCCTCACCCCCACCGAGTGGCACCTGCTGGAGGTGCTGGTCCGCAACGCCGGCCGGCTGGTCAGCCAGACCCAGCTGCTCCAGGAGGTCTGGGGCCCCGCTTACCGCACCGAGACCAACTACCTGCGCGTCTACCTCGCCCAGCTGCGCCGCAAGCTGGAGCGCGACCCCTCGCACCCGCGCCACTTCATCACCGAGCCGGGCATGGGATACCGGTTCGAGAGCTGA
- a CDS encoding sensor histidine kinase → MGRGRLRIYLGAAPGVGKTYAMLAEAQRRLARGTDVVVAFVEDHGRQSTAELVNGLEVVLRQQVVHRGARFSEMDLDAVLARRPQVALVDELAHTNVPGCRNAKRWQDVEELLAAGIDVISTVNIQHLESLGDTVEGITGVRQRETVPDEVVRRADQIELVDMSPQALRRRLAHGNVYAPEKIDAALANYFRPGNLTALRELALLWTADRVDEYLQKYRAEQGIVGTWQARERIVVGLTGGPEGATLIRRAARIAARGSGGELMAVHISRSDGLAGSGPESPQTLIEQRALVESLGGTFHAVLGDDPAAGLLDFARGVNATQIVLGTSRRPAWQYVYGPGVGTTVTREAGDIDVHMVSHEHAGSGRGKIPIRRITDLGRTRTIAGWLIGLAGPPLLALVLTAIGGLGLSTDMLLFLSLTVCAALVGGLLPSIASALVGSSVLNYYFTPPIHTFTINEPQNIMAVAIFTVVGISVASVVDLAARRTLQAARSQTEAQTLSALAGTVLRGAPNGDGVLTALMEQVRETFGQESAVLLERPEPLGAWVPVASAGPRPPERPEEADVDVPVGESLALALRGRVLPAADRRLLGAFAAQAAVVLERRRLAREAAAARREAEGNRIRTALLAAVSHDLRTPLAGIKASVTSLRSADVDWDPEDEAELLAGIEEGADRLDHLINNLLDMSRLQTGTVTPLIQETDLDEVVPFALGGVPPESVRLDVPETLPMILADGGLLERSLANLVENAVKYSPDGVKVLVKADALQPAGGPGRVELRIVDRGPGVPEEAKERIFAPFQRYGDAPRGAGVGLGLAVARGFVEAMDGTVTAEDTPGGGLTMVVTLPAVERPPEPGEPADDGHDPLSQLTL, encoded by the coding sequence ATGGGACGAGGCAGGCTGCGGATCTACCTCGGGGCCGCGCCCGGGGTCGGCAAGACGTATGCCATGCTCGCCGAGGCGCAGCGCCGGCTGGCGCGTGGCACCGACGTCGTGGTGGCGTTCGTGGAGGACCACGGCCGGCAGAGCACTGCGGAGCTGGTCAACGGGCTGGAGGTCGTGCTGCGGCAGCAGGTGGTGCACCGGGGCGCCAGGTTCTCCGAGATGGACCTGGACGCCGTGCTCGCCCGCCGGCCGCAGGTGGCGCTGGTGGACGAGCTGGCGCACACCAACGTCCCCGGCTGTCGCAACGCGAAGCGCTGGCAGGACGTGGAGGAGCTGCTCGCGGCCGGGATCGACGTGATCTCGACCGTCAACATCCAGCACCTGGAGTCGCTCGGCGACACCGTCGAGGGCATCACCGGGGTGCGGCAGCGTGAGACCGTCCCGGACGAGGTGGTCCGGCGGGCCGACCAGATTGAGCTGGTCGACATGTCCCCGCAGGCCCTGCGCCGCCGGCTGGCGCACGGCAACGTGTACGCGCCGGAGAAGATCGACGCGGCCCTCGCCAACTACTTCCGCCCGGGCAACCTGACCGCGCTGCGCGAGCTGGCGCTGCTGTGGACCGCGGACCGGGTGGACGAGTACCTGCAGAAGTACCGGGCCGAGCAGGGCATCGTGGGCACCTGGCAGGCCCGGGAGCGGATCGTGGTGGGTCTGACCGGCGGGCCCGAGGGGGCGACGCTGATCCGGCGTGCGGCCCGAATCGCCGCCCGCGGCTCGGGCGGCGAGCTGATGGCCGTCCACATCTCCCGCTCGGACGGGCTCGCGGGCTCCGGCCCGGAGTCGCCGCAGACGCTGATCGAGCAGCGGGCGCTGGTGGAGAGTCTGGGCGGCACGTTCCACGCCGTCCTGGGCGACGACCCCGCAGCCGGGCTGCTGGACTTCGCCCGGGGAGTGAACGCCACCCAGATCGTGCTGGGTACCAGCCGCCGGCCCGCCTGGCAGTACGTCTACGGGCCGGGCGTGGGGACGACGGTGACCCGGGAGGCCGGGGACATCGACGTCCACATGGTCAGCCATGAGCACGCCGGGAGCGGGCGCGGGAAGATCCCGATCCGCCGGATCACCGATCTCGGCCGCACCCGGACGATCGCGGGCTGGCTGATCGGCCTGGCGGGCCCGCCGCTGCTGGCACTGGTGCTGACGGCGATCGGCGGGCTGGGTCTGTCCACCGACATGCTGCTGTTCCTGTCGCTGACGGTGTGCGCGGCGCTGGTCGGCGGGCTGCTGCCGTCGATCGCGTCGGCGCTGGTCGGCTCCTCGGTGCTGAACTACTACTTCACGCCACCGATCCACACGTTCACCATCAACGAGCCGCAGAACATCATGGCGGTGGCGATATTCACCGTCGTCGGCATCTCGGTGGCCTCCGTCGTGGACCTGGCGGCCCGCCGCACCCTCCAGGCGGCCCGCAGCCAGACCGAGGCGCAGACGCTGAGCGCGCTGGCCGGCACGGTGCTGCGCGGCGCGCCGAACGGGGACGGCGTGCTGACCGCGCTGATGGAGCAGGTGCGGGAGACCTTCGGGCAGGAGAGCGCCGTGCTGCTGGAGCGGCCGGAGCCGCTCGGCGCCTGGGTGCCGGTCGCCTCCGCCGGGCCGCGCCCGCCGGAGCGGCCGGAGGAGGCCGACGTGGACGTCCCGGTCGGCGAGAGCCTGGCGCTGGCGCTGCGCGGCCGGGTGCTGCCGGCGGCGGACCGCCGGCTGCTCGGGGCGTTCGCCGCGCAGGCCGCCGTGGTGCTGGAGCGCCGCCGGCTGGCCCGGGAGGCCGCCGCGGCCCGCCGGGAGGCCGAGGGCAACCGGATCCGGACCGCCCTGCTCGCCGCGGTCTCGCACGACCTGCGCACCCCGCTGGCGGGCATCAAGGCCTCGGTCACCTCGCTGCGCTCGGCCGACGTCGACTGGGATCCCGAGGACGAGGCGGAGCTGCTGGCCGGGATCGAGGAAGGGGCCGACCGGCTCGACCACCTGATCAACAACCTGCTGGACATGAGCCGGCTGCAGACCGGCACCGTCACCCCGCTGATCCAGGAGACCGACCTGGACGAGGTGGTGCCGTTCGCGCTCGGCGGCGTCCCGCCGGAGTCCGTCCGGCTGGACGTCCCGGAGACGCTTCCGATGATCCTGGCCGACGGCGGGCTGCTGGAGCGCTCGCTGGCCAACCTGGTCGAGAACGCCGTCAAGTACAGCCCGGACGGTGTGAAGGTGCTGGTCAAGGCCGACGCACTGCAACCGGCGGGCGGGCCCGGCCGGGTCGAGCTGCGGATCGTCGACCGTGGCCCCGGGGTGCCCGAGGAGGCCAAGGAACGGATCTTCGCGCCGTTCCAGCGCTACGGGGACGCGCCGCGCGGCGCCGGGGTGGGCCTCGGCCTCGCGGTGGCACGCGGGTTCGTCGAGGCCATGGACGGCACCGTCACGGCCGAGGACACGCCCGGTGGCGGCCTCACCATGGTCGTCACCCTGCCCGCCGTCGAGCGGCCACCGGAACCGGGCGAGCCGGCCGACGACGGCCACGACCCCCTGTCGCAGCTCACCTTGTGA
- a CDS encoding OB-fold nucleic acid binding domain-containing protein: MSGDNSSDQPQGRLRRMLSRLTSSSEELQAEELREESAAESGCTPIAGCADRDLVTVAGTLRTVTLRPRAGVPALEAELFDGTEPLDMVWLGRRSIAGIEPGRRLVASGRISQARGRRVLFNPRYELRPVGHGSE; encoded by the coding sequence ATGAGTGGTGACAACAGCAGCGACCAGCCGCAGGGGCGTTTGCGCCGCATGCTCAGTCGGCTGACCTCGTCGTCGGAGGAGCTGCAGGCCGAGGAACTGCGCGAGGAGAGCGCGGCGGAGTCGGGCTGCACGCCGATCGCCGGCTGCGCGGACCGCGACCTGGTCACGGTGGCGGGCACGCTGCGCACGGTGACGCTCCGTCCGCGGGCGGGGGTGCCCGCGCTGGAGGCCGAACTCTTCGACGGCACCGAGCCGCTGGACATGGTCTGGCTGGGCCGCCGCTCGATCGCGGGCATAGAGCCCGGTCGCCGACTGGTCGCCAGCGGCCGGATCAGCCAGGCACGCGGGCGCCGCGTGCTGTTCAACCCCCGCTACGAGCTGCGTCCGGTCGGACACGGGAGCGAATGA
- a CDS encoding DUF3159 domain-containing protein: protein MSNQPGGESAAQLDLAADHRETTGQAAADKAARKAADEAARKAAASKEAADTVLQAFGGVRGMIDMTLPGLVFIVTYNITHQVSTAGWAALALCALFVVVRLARRETVQHAFSGVFGVGLGVWISMKSGHAEDFYLPGLLWNVGYCFAMAVSALVRWPLIGVMLGPITGEMFTWRKENPGRLAAYTRATWAWAVIMGIKPVILFPLYLTHNVNLLGWLKVALGIPPLLLAMYVTWQILLKAPPPIKAQLDDDDEEPAAK, encoded by the coding sequence GTGAGCAACCAGCCCGGCGGTGAGTCGGCCGCCCAGCTCGACCTGGCCGCGGACCACCGTGAGACGACCGGCCAGGCCGCCGCCGACAAGGCGGCGCGGAAGGCAGCCGACGAGGCGGCCCGGAAGGCCGCCGCCTCCAAGGAGGCCGCCGACACCGTGCTGCAGGCCTTCGGCGGCGTGCGCGGCATGATCGACATGACGCTGCCCGGCCTGGTCTTCATCGTGACCTACAACATCACCCACCAGGTGAGCACGGCCGGCTGGGCCGCGCTCGCGCTGTGCGCCCTGTTCGTGGTGGTCCGGCTGGCCCGGCGGGAGACCGTCCAGCACGCCTTCAGCGGGGTGTTCGGCGTCGGTCTCGGCGTCTGGATCTCGATGAAGAGCGGCCACGCCGAGGACTTCTACCTGCCCGGCCTGCTGTGGAACGTCGGTTACTGCTTCGCCATGGCCGTGTCGGCCCTGGTGCGCTGGCCGCTGATCGGCGTGATGCTCGGCCCGATCACCGGCGAGATGTTCACCTGGCGCAAGGAGAACCCGGGCCGGCTCGCCGCCTACACCAGGGCGACCTGGGCCTGGGCGGTGATCATGGGCATCAAGCCGGTGATCCTCTTCCCGCTGTACCTCACCCACAACGTCAACCTGCTCGGCTGGCTGAAGGTCGCCCTCGGCATCCCGCCGCTGCTGCTCGCGATGTACGTGACCTGGCAGATCCTGCTGAAGGCGCCGCCGCCGATCAAGGCGCAGCTGGACGACGACGATGAGGAGCCTGCGGCCAAGTAG
- a CDS encoding potassium channel family protein encodes MRVAIAGAGAVGRSIAGELLENGHEVLLIDKNPNSISVERVPMAEWLLADACEITSLDEAALQRCHVVIAATGDDKVNLVVSLLAKTEYAVPRVVARVNNPKNEWLFNESWGVDVAVSTPRLMSALVEEAVSVGDLVRLMRFSQGNANLVELTLASDTELVGTRVGDVAWPQDTALVTIIREGRVLVPGKDDTLEGGDELLFVAAQEREEELEDLLSSSGAQ; translated from the coding sequence ATGCGGGTCGCCATTGCCGGGGCCGGTGCCGTGGGCCGCTCGATCGCGGGCGAGCTCCTGGAGAACGGGCACGAGGTCCTGCTGATAGACAAGAACCCCAACTCCATCTCGGTGGAGCGGGTCCCGATGGCGGAGTGGCTGCTGGCCGACGCCTGCGAGATCACCTCGCTGGACGAGGCAGCGCTGCAGCGCTGCCACGTGGTGATCGCCGCGACCGGTGACGACAAGGTCAACCTCGTCGTCTCGCTGCTCGCCAAGACCGAGTACGCGGTGCCGCGGGTGGTCGCCCGGGTGAACAACCCGAAGAACGAGTGGCTGTTCAACGAGTCCTGGGGCGTGGACGTCGCCGTCTCCACCCCGCGCCTGATGTCCGCGCTGGTCGAGGAGGCCGTCAGCGTCGGCGACCTGGTCCGTCTGATGCGCTTCAGCCAGGGCAACGCCAACCTGGTCGAGCTGACCCTGGCCTCCGACACCGAGCTGGTCGGCACCCGGGTGGGCGACGTTGCCTGGCCGCAGGACACCGCGCTGGTGACCATCATCCGCGAGGGCCGGGTGCTGGTGCCGGGCAAGGACGACACCCTGGAGGGCGGCGACGAGCTGCTCTTCGTCGCTGCGCAGGAGCGCGAGGAGGAGCTGGAGGACCTGCTGTCCTCCTCCGGCGCCCAGTAG